One region of Mucilaginibacter gotjawali genomic DNA includes:
- the cysC gene encoding adenylyl-sulfate kinase, giving the protein MKEKLHIVEQLYSITRHDRELANGHKAACVWFTGLSGSGKSTIANVVEQELYSKGIRTYTLDGDNIRKGLNKGLTFTDEDRSENLRRIGEVAKLMCDTGLVLLATFITPLERQRQSLRELLGDMFIEVFVDTPIEICEQRDVKGLYKKARAGEISNFTGISSPFEHPVSPELYIDTTNQTLEQCVNLVLEGVLPRIKSAN; this is encoded by the coding sequence ATGAAAGAGAAACTGCACATAGTTGAACAGCTTTACAGCATAACCCGCCATGACCGTGAACTGGCTAACGGACATAAAGCAGCCTGTGTTTGGTTTACAGGGCTTTCAGGCTCCGGAAAGAGCACTATAGCGAATGTGGTTGAACAAGAACTTTATAGTAAAGGGATAAGAACCTATACGCTTGACGGAGACAATATTCGAAAAGGTTTAAATAAGGGGCTTACTTTTACGGACGAAGACAGGTCGGAAAATTTAAGGAGAATTGGAGAAGTTGCCAAGCTTATGTGCGATACCGGTTTGGTTTTGCTTGCAACGTTTATTACACCGTTGGAGCGACAGCGCCAATCGTTACGCGAACTATTAGGCGATATGTTTATTGAAGTTTTTGTTGATACGCCAATTGAAATATGTGAGCAGCGCGATGTTAAAGGTTTATATAAAAAAGCAAGGGCCGGAGAAATAAGTAATTTTACAGGTATCAGTTCTCCTTTCGAGCATCCCGTTTCGCCTGAATTGTATATTGATACAACAAATCAAACTTTGGAACAATGTGTGAATTTGGTTTTAGAGGGTGTGTTGCCCAGAATTAAATCAGCTAATTAA
- a CDS encoding nucleotide sugar dehydrogenase — translation MGQFDLKDAKIAVVGLGYVGLPLAIEFAKKYRVTGFDIKEGRIRDLLDGRDYTNEANIEELNAVLNMPGENGLHFTSSAKDLVDCTIFIITVPTPVDHFKSPNLKPLLYASELIGGVLKKNDIVIYESTVYPGCTEEDCVPVLEKYSGLKFNVDFFCGYSPERINPGDKVNTLTKIMKVTSGSTPDVAAFVDELYRTIIEAGTYKAPSIKVAEASKAIENAQRDVNISFVNELALIFDLIGIDTNDVLAAAATKWNFLKYKPGLVGGHCIGVDPYYLAHKAESLGYQPQVILSGRRVNDNMGVFVANKVIKLMIKKGHSIAGSRALILGITFKENCPDIRNSQVIDIYKELEQFGLAVDVYDPFAGKAEVKEQYAIDLIGNIEDIYINNISYDAIILAVSHAGFNEIKFSSISTSKTVVFDTKAVLNRAIVDGRL, via the coding sequence ATGGGCCAATTTGATTTAAAGGACGCAAAAATTGCCGTAGTGGGTTTAGGCTATGTGGGCCTGCCGCTGGCGATTGAATTCGCCAAAAAATATAGGGTAACGGGCTTTGATATCAAAGAGGGAAGGATCCGCGATTTACTTGATGGCCGGGATTATACCAACGAAGCGAATATTGAGGAGTTGAATGCCGTTTTGAATATGCCCGGCGAAAATGGGCTGCATTTTACTTCGTCGGCCAAAGACCTTGTTGATTGTACCATTTTTATCATCACCGTACCTACGCCGGTGGATCATTTTAAGTCGCCGAATTTGAAGCCCCTGTTATATGCCTCGGAGCTGATAGGAGGGGTGCTGAAAAAAAATGACATTGTTATTTATGAGTCGACGGTTTACCCGGGCTGCACCGAAGAGGATTGCGTGCCGGTGCTGGAAAAATATTCCGGGTTGAAATTTAATGTGGATTTTTTCTGCGGATATTCCCCGGAGAGGATTAATCCCGGGGATAAGGTAAATACGCTCACCAAAATAATGAAGGTGACGTCGGGATCGACACCGGACGTGGCCGCCTTTGTGGACGAGCTGTATCGCACCATCATTGAAGCCGGTACCTATAAGGCGCCCAGTATTAAAGTTGCCGAAGCGTCGAAAGCAATTGAAAATGCGCAGCGCGACGTCAATATTTCATTTGTGAATGAGCTGGCACTGATCTTCGACCTGATTGGCATTGATACCAATGATGTGCTGGCCGCCGCTGCAACCAAATGGAACTTTTTAAAGTATAAACCCGGCCTGGTAGGGGGGCATTGTATCGGGGTTGACCCTTATTACCTAGCGCACAAGGCGGAGTCGCTGGGCTACCAGCCGCAGGTTATTTTGTCGGGCCGGCGGGTGAATGATAATATGGGCGTTTTTGTAGCAAATAAGGTGATTAAGCTGATGATCAAAAAGGGGCATAGTATCGCCGGTTCGCGGGCGTTGATTTTGGGGATTACCTTTAAGGAAAATTGCCCGGATATCCGCAATTCGCAGGTTATTGATATTTATAAAGAATTGGAACAGTTTGGCCTGGCTGTTGATGTATATGATCCGTTTGCAGGTAAAGCTGAAGTAAAGGAACAATATGCTATAGATTTAATAGGCAATATTGAAGATATATATATAAATAATATATCATATGACGCGATAATATTAGCTGTGTCACATGCTGGGTTTAACGAAATTAAATTTAGCAGCATTTCTACTTCAAAAACCGTGGTTTTTGATACCAAGGCTGTGTTGAACAGAGCAATTGTTGATGGCCGGCTGTAA
- a CDS encoding acyltransferase family protein: MKRNVQLDFLRFVGVFLVMVNHIYVKGDSILDNVFKVIRVGGWSGVDLFFVLSGYLVSGLIIKEHKLYGSFNASRFLIRRGFKIYPTYYIFILFSFFLGIYSKSVTHKPTLAGLFHESVFVANYFSLNNSHLWSISVEEHFYFALALVFLLLLKYKKVQLKSFVLIYIFLLVIGIGFRLYNYFTYSDYDFPRDYTKSHFRFDALFFGVLIAYLVNFKEEFITYILNHKYKIFFVILSVILLSTNFIFDREHYHIVSVFNLAFNPICYGYLMVVIIHIDKGAFLKVISPLAYIGTYSYSIYLFHRLFDNIAIHAFKNGGIFYYLFYFSSAFIVGIIISKSIEYPIISIREKYFPSRSKKNQPVFEKGY; encoded by the coding sequence ATGAAGAGAAATGTACAACTGGATTTTTTAAGATTTGTAGGGGTTTTTTTAGTGATGGTAAATCACATCTACGTTAAAGGAGACAGTATCCTGGATAATGTCTTCAAGGTAATCCGCGTTGGCGGTTGGTCTGGCGTGGATTTATTTTTTGTTCTGAGCGGATATTTGGTTTCGGGATTGATTATAAAAGAACATAAGCTTTACGGGTCTTTTAACGCCTCAAGATTTTTAATCCGCCGGGGATTCAAAATTTATCCAACCTATTATATTTTCATACTCTTTTCCTTCTTTTTAGGGATTTATTCCAAAAGTGTTACTCACAAACCAACCTTAGCAGGCCTTTTTCATGAGAGTGTCTTTGTGGCGAATTATTTTAGTTTGAATAATAGCCATTTGTGGTCCATAAGTGTTGAAGAACATTTTTATTTCGCTCTGGCATTAGTTTTTTTGCTGTTGCTCAAATACAAAAAAGTACAACTGAAGTCATTTGTGCTCATCTATATATTTCTTTTGGTAATTGGCATCGGTTTTAGGTTATATAATTACTTTACATATTCGGATTATGATTTTCCCAGGGATTATACCAAAAGTCATTTCAGATTTGATGCACTTTTCTTTGGCGTACTGATAGCTTATCTGGTTAATTTTAAAGAAGAGTTTATAACATACATTTTGAATCACAAATACAAGATCTTCTTTGTTATCTTATCAGTAATATTACTTTCTACTAATTTTATTTTTGACCGCGAGCATTATCATATTGTATCAGTATTCAATTTAGCATTCAATCCGATTTGCTATGGATATTTAATGGTAGTAATTATTCATATTGATAAAGGAGCTTTTTTGAAAGTGATTTCCCCTTTAGCTTATATAGGCACATATTCTTATTCCATTTATCTATTTCATCGCCTTTTTGATAATATTGCCATACATGCATTTAAAAATGGTGGAATTTTTTATTACTTATTTTATTTTTCTTCAGCGTTTATTGTGGGTATAATTATAAGTAAGTCTATTGAATACCCGATTATCAGCATAAGGGAAAAATATTTCCCCAGCCGATCTAAAAAAAATCAACCTGTTTTTGAAAAAGGTTATTGA
- a CDS encoding AAA family ATPase yields the protein MLTTPPTAPFIPTSERPPFIEQLRAEVRGLPYRPAKRKKRADPLPPAHDDIHSQFTVESGSRWMELYRREPKANMLLGELWHQNELCIMFADTNTGKSVLAVQIADSIARGQSIGPFTCKAPPARVLYLDFELDNRQFGLRYSHGDEDHPFSPNFFRAQYNFLPDPPPHTSENDLLIAAIEYKIQRVKATVLIIDNITCLRGGTENAAVALSLMKSLKALKTDHNLSILVLAHTPKRRNPTQPISADDLHGSKLLINFADSAFAIGKSTAETGLCYLKQIKQRNTSQRYGPANVCLCRIQKPGAFLHFKFEGYSAEHPHLLSRTAASRQQFAHTIADLSAAGLSQRDISRQLGIGLSTVNRLLRFADPPMTNDQKGEFENLKMCKFENEGGFADKAEEEKRADYSMTNDLMTNDQPNPMTNDAMTNDQKGEFENLKMREFEDEGGCPEVADEEKWADYPMTNDAMTNDQIYPEKPG from the coding sequence ATGTTAACCACCCCTCCCACCGCCCCCTTCATCCCAACTTCCGAGCGCCCGCCCTTCATCGAACAGCTGCGCGCCGAAGTCCGCGGACTGCCGTACCGGCCTGCCAAACGGAAAAAACGCGCCGACCCCCTGCCGCCCGCACACGACGACATCCACAGCCAGTTTACCGTTGAAAGCGGCAGCCGCTGGATGGAACTGTACCGGCGCGAACCCAAAGCCAACATGCTGCTGGGCGAACTCTGGCACCAAAACGAACTCTGCATTATGTTTGCCGATACCAATACCGGCAAATCGGTGCTGGCCGTGCAGATTGCCGACAGCATTGCGCGTGGCCAAAGCATTGGCCCCTTCACCTGCAAGGCCCCACCCGCCCGGGTGCTCTACCTCGATTTCGAGCTGGACAACAGGCAGTTTGGCCTGCGCTACAGCCATGGCGACGAGGATCACCCCTTCTCCCCCAATTTTTTTCGCGCCCAGTATAATTTCCTCCCCGACCCGCCGCCCCACACCAGCGAAAACGACCTGCTCATCGCCGCCATCGAATATAAGATCCAGCGCGTTAAGGCCACCGTGCTCATCATCGATAACATTACCTGCCTGCGCGGCGGCACCGAAAATGCGGCCGTGGCCCTCTCGCTCATGAAAAGCCTCAAAGCGCTAAAAACCGACCACAACCTGTCCATCCTGGTACTGGCGCATACCCCCAAACGGCGCAACCCCACCCAGCCCATCAGCGCCGACGACCTGCACGGCAGCAAACTCCTCATCAACTTTGCCGACAGCGCCTTCGCCATCGGCAAAAGCACCGCCGAAACCGGCCTGTGCTACCTCAAACAAATCAAACAACGCAACACCAGCCAGCGCTACGGCCCCGCAAACGTATGCCTGTGCCGCATCCAAAAGCCCGGCGCCTTTTTGCACTTTAAGTTTGAAGGCTACAGCGCCGAACACCCACACCTGCTCAGCCGAACCGCCGCCAGCCGCCAGCAATTTGCCCATACAATAGCCGACCTCTCCGCCGCCGGCCTCAGCCAGCGCGACATCAGCAGGCAGTTGGGGATAGGGTTGTCTACCGTAAACCGGCTTTTACGCTTTGCAGATCCCCCAATGACCAATGACCAAAAAGGGGAATTTGAAAATTTGAAGATGTGTAAATTTGAAAATGAAGGAGGATTTGCGGATAAGGCGGAGGAAGAAAAACGGGCAGATTACTCAATGACTAATGACCTAATGACTAATGACCAACCAAACCCAATGACTAATGACGCAATGACCAATGACCAAAAAGGAGAATTTGAAAATTTGAAGATGCGTGAATTTGAAGATGAGGGAGGATGTCCAGAGGTTGCAGATGAAGAAAAATGGGCAGATTATCCAATGACCAATGACGCAATGACTAATGACCAAATATACCCGGAAAAGCCCGGTTGA
- a CDS encoding polysaccharide biosynthesis/export family protein produces MNYKQRQRIQIFLLILASIALFSSCTDYNKILYLKDIPDSLQTRTTQLAKYKDPVIQSDDILSIIILTIDPQTAAIINQGQAAPQGALPGASVSMQQINGYLVDKNGNVSLPIIGQVKIAGLTTTEARQLISNKVAEFYKDPNVQVRFANFKVTVLGEVARPSTYILPNEKNTVLDALGLAGDITIYGKKDNVLLIRDSLNSKVYVRLNLNSSKTLQSPYFYLRQNDVIYVEPTKSKLVASDATQTKLFTIGVSVLTAIALILIRFK; encoded by the coding sequence ATGAATTATAAACAGAGACAAAGAATTCAGATATTTCTGCTCATTCTGGCTTCGATAGCACTATTTTCATCGTGTACTGACTATAACAAAATATTATATCTTAAAGATATTCCTGATAGTTTGCAGACAAGAACTACCCAACTCGCAAAATATAAAGATCCTGTTATTCAATCTGATGATATTTTATCGATAATTATTTTAACTATCGACCCTCAGACCGCCGCGATAATAAATCAGGGCCAGGCTGCGCCCCAGGGGGCTTTGCCGGGCGCTTCTGTGTCAATGCAACAAATCAATGGTTACCTGGTTGATAAAAATGGTAATGTTTCTTTACCAATAATCGGGCAGGTGAAGATCGCTGGTTTAACAACCACCGAAGCAAGACAATTAATAAGCAACAAAGTAGCTGAATTTTACAAGGATCCTAACGTGCAAGTTCGTTTCGCCAATTTTAAAGTGACTGTATTGGGCGAAGTTGCCCGGCCGTCAACCTATATCTTACCAAACGAAAAAAATACGGTGCTTGATGCATTAGGGCTGGCCGGGGACATTACTATATACGGCAAAAAGGATAATGTGCTTTTAATCAGAGATAGTTTAAATAGTAAAGTATATGTTAGGTTGAATTTAAATTCCTCAAAGACTTTGCAGTCTCCTTATTTTTACTTAAGACAGAACGATGTTATTTACGTCGAACCCACCAAATCTAAATTGGTAGCATCAGATGCTACTCAAACAAAGCTATTTACAATCGGCGTGTCTGTGCTTACTGCAATTGCGCTCATATTGATCAGATTTAAATAA
- the cysD gene encoding sulfate adenylyltransferase subunit CysD — MHNKYYLNHLQELESEAIYVIREVAAQFDRPAILFSGGKDSIVVTHLARKAFWPAKIPMPLVHIDTGHNFSETIEFRDKLVAELGIQLIVGSVQESIDKGRAVEERGINATRNELQIVSLLDTIEENKIDAAMGGARRDEEKARAKERFFSHRDEFGQWDPKNQRPELWNIFNGRKRMGEHFRVFPISNWTEMDVWNYILHENLDIPSLYFAHHREAIYRDGTWLPNSEFLVLREGEKIELKYMRFRTLGDITITGGIESDADTLEKIVMEVSASRSTERGMRSDDKRSDTSMEDRKKQGYF, encoded by the coding sequence ATGCATAATAAATATTACCTCAATCATCTTCAGGAACTAGAATCAGAAGCGATATATGTGATCAGGGAGGTTGCGGCGCAATTTGATAGGCCCGCCATATTATTTTCTGGTGGGAAAGACTCAATTGTAGTAACCCACCTGGCCCGGAAAGCCTTCTGGCCCGCCAAAATACCAATGCCTCTTGTGCATATCGACACAGGCCATAATTTTTCAGAAACTATTGAATTCAGAGACAAGCTGGTAGCTGAACTTGGCATACAGCTCATTGTAGGATCAGTTCAGGAATCGATAGACAAAGGCCGGGCTGTTGAAGAAAGAGGCATCAACGCCACCCGGAATGAATTGCAAATTGTTTCGTTGCTCGATACTATTGAAGAAAATAAAATTGACGCAGCAATGGGTGGCGCGCGAAGGGACGAAGAAAAAGCAAGGGCTAAAGAGCGTTTTTTTTCACATAGAGACGAATTTGGCCAATGGGACCCGAAAAATCAACGGCCTGAGTTATGGAACATTTTTAATGGCCGCAAAAGAATGGGCGAACACTTTAGAGTTTTCCCTATAAGTAACTGGACGGAAATGGACGTTTGGAATTATATTTTGCACGAAAATCTCGATATACCCTCATTGTATTTTGCCCATCACCGTGAAGCAATTTACAGGGATGGCACCTGGCTGCCAAATTCGGAATTTTTGGTTTTAAGGGAAGGCGAAAAAATCGAACTAAAATATATGAGGTTCCGCACTCTGGGAGACATTACCATCACTGGAGGCATTGAATCAGACGCCGATACGCTTGAAAAAATAGTAATGGAAGTTTCAGCCTCCAGAAGTACTGAGAGGGGCATGAGGAGTGATGACAAACGCTCGGATACTTCGATGGAAGATAGAAAAAAACAAGGATATTTTTAA
- the cysQ gene encoding 3'(2'),5'-bisphosphate nucleotidase CysQ codes for MDLNLRLAILSAINAGEEILKVYNEEAPDVEFKSDNSPLTKADKNAHLAIVEGLKESGLQVLSEEGKSIPYQDRSGWELFWLIDPLDGTKEFIKKNGEFTVNIALIALDTPVLGVVYVPVTGVLYFASEQTGSFKMQIGKDFNEGELVSLVEQAEPLTGAQYPEIYTIVASRSHSTRETEEFLRKKEEELGNVELISAGSSLKLCLVAERKAHIYPRLAPTMEWDTAAGHAVATYSDCKVYNYETGHELKYNKENMLNPWFVVAGHTN; via the coding sequence ATGGATCTAAATTTACGCTTAGCAATCTTGTCGGCAATTAATGCCGGCGAAGAGATATTAAAAGTTTATAATGAAGAGGCGCCCGATGTTGAATTTAAGTCGGACAACAGCCCTTTAACGAAAGCTGATAAGAATGCGCATTTGGCGATAGTGGAAGGATTAAAGGAATCTGGTTTACAGGTTTTAAGTGAAGAAGGTAAATCTATCCCTTACCAGGACCGCTCGGGCTGGGAGTTATTTTGGCTGATAGATCCCCTTGATGGTACGAAGGAATTCATAAAAAAGAACGGTGAATTTACTGTAAACATCGCATTGATTGCGCTGGATACCCCTGTTTTGGGTGTGGTTTATGTGCCGGTTACCGGCGTTTTATATTTCGCTTCAGAACAAACCGGCAGCTTTAAAATGCAGATTGGTAAAGATTTTAACGAAGGTGAGCTTGTTAGTCTCGTTGAACAGGCTGAGCCACTAACTGGCGCACAATACCCCGAAATATACACCATAGTGGCCAGCAGGTCTCACTCGACCAGGGAAACAGAAGAATTTTTACGCAAAAAAGAGGAGGAGCTGGGTAATGTTGAGTTAATAAGTGCGGGGAGTTCATTGAAATTATGTTTGGTTGCCGAACGAAAAGCTCATATATATCCCCGACTGGCACCAACAATGGAGTGGGATACAGCAGCTGGCCATGCAGTGGCGACTTATTCCGACTGCAAAGTTTATAACTATGAAACAGGCCATGAATTGAAATATAATAAAGAAAATATGCTCAATCCATGGTTTGTAGTTGCAGGCCATACTAATTAA
- a CDS encoding DUF3467 domain-containing protein, translated as MEEQNENQLNIELSEEIAEGIYSNLAIITHSSSEFVLDFIRVMPGVPKAKVKSRVILTPEHAKRLLTALEDNLEKFETAHGRIKIQQDPSGFPMNFGGTMGQA; from the coding sequence ATGGAAGAACAAAATGAGAATCAGTTGAATATTGAACTTTCTGAGGAAATAGCAGAGGGAATTTATTCAAACCTGGCAATTATTACGCATTCAAGTTCGGAATTTGTGCTTGATTTTATAAGGGTTATGCCTGGCGTGCCAAAAGCTAAAGTAAAATCAAGGGTAATTTTAACTCCGGAGCACGCAAAACGGCTACTAACAGCGCTGGAAGATAATTTAGAGAAATTTGAAACAGCCCATGGTCGTATTAAAATCCAGCAGGACCCATCCGGTTTCCCAATGAATTTTGGCGGCACTATGGGGCAGGCATAG
- the cysN gene encoding sulfate adenylyltransferase subunit CysN: MELLRFTTAGSVDDGKSTLIGRLLYDSKSIFEDQIEAVKQSSERKGLQHVDLSLLTDGLRSEREQGITIDVAYRYFATPKRKFIIADTPGHIQYTRNMVTGASTANLALVLIDARHGVIEQTCRHSFIASLLKLPHIIVCVNKMDLVDYSEQVFNKVVEQYHEFASKLDIKDIRYIPISALDGDNVVNHSENMKWYKGASLLDTLETLHIGSDENHLDARFPVQTVIRPHADEYHDYRGYAGRIAGGIFRVGDNVTILPSGLTSKIKLINTFDGPVEEAFPPMSVSICLEDDIDVSRGDMIVKNNNQPQVSQDLDVLMCWMSAKGPRPGAKYYLKSTSREVMAIIKEVIYKIDINTMQRLDQDNDIRMNDMARVKMRTTRPLIFDEYRRNRITGSLILIDEATNETVAAGTIHS; encoded by the coding sequence ATGGAATTACTGCGTTTTACCACTGCCGGCAGTGTTGATGATGGGAAAAGTACACTTATCGGAAGATTGTTATATGATTCAAAATCAATTTTTGAAGATCAGATAGAAGCTGTAAAACAATCGAGTGAAAGAAAGGGACTTCAACATGTTGACTTGTCGCTGCTTACTGATGGCTTACGTTCCGAAAGAGAGCAGGGCATAACTATTGATGTTGCCTATAGATATTTTGCAACACCCAAACGTAAATTTATAATTGCCGATACTCCGGGTCATATTCAATATACAAGGAATATGGTAACAGGAGCATCAACAGCTAACCTTGCATTGGTGCTGATTGATGCCAGGCATGGAGTGATTGAACAAACCTGCAGGCATTCATTTATAGCCTCGTTACTAAAACTCCCCCACATTATTGTTTGTGTCAATAAAATGGACCTTGTTGATTATTCTGAACAAGTGTTTAACAAAGTTGTTGAGCAATATCATGAGTTTGCAAGTAAACTTGATATTAAAGATATAAGGTATATTCCAATCAGTGCTTTAGATGGCGACAATGTTGTTAATCACTCTGAAAATATGAAATGGTATAAAGGGGCAAGTCTGCTTGACACTTTAGAAACCCTTCATATCGGCAGCGACGAAAACCATTTAGATGCCAGGTTCCCCGTACAAACTGTTATTCGGCCACATGCGGATGAATATCACGATTACAGGGGCTATGCGGGCCGTATTGCGGGGGGGATTTTCCGTGTAGGTGACAATGTTACGATACTTCCGTCAGGGCTAACCTCAAAAATAAAACTGATAAACACTTTTGACGGGCCCGTTGAAGAAGCTTTTCCGCCGATGTCTGTTTCGATTTGTTTGGAAGACGATATCGATGTTAGCCGGGGCGATATGATCGTAAAAAACAACAATCAGCCGCAAGTTAGTCAGGATCTGGATGTGTTAATGTGCTGGATGTCGGCTAAAGGACCGAGGCCAGGGGCGAAATACTATTTAAAAAGCACCAGCCGGGAGGTGATGGCGATAATAAAAGAGGTGATTTACAAAATTGATATCAATACGATGCAAAGGCTGGATCAGGACAATGATATCAGGATGAATGATATGGCCCGGGTTAAGATGCGTACCACAAGACCATTGATTTTTGACGAATACCGAAGAAACCGTATTACTGGCTCATTAATACTTATTGACGAGGCCACAAATGAAACCGTTGCAGCCGGAACCATTCACAGTTGA